One window from the genome of Acidobacteriota bacterium encodes:
- a CDS encoding YciI family protein has product MEFMLIAHDGNDDEALNRRLAARERHLALFDQFNQMGIFKYGCAILNDNGQMIGSVVVSEFSSREELENTWLSREPYVLGGVWKNIEIIPIRTRART; this is encoded by the coding sequence ATGGAATTCATGTTGATCGCTCATGACGGGAACGATGACGAAGCCTTGAATCGGCGCCTTGCAGCTCGAGAGAGACACCTTGCCCTCTTTGACCAATTCAATCAAATGGGCATTTTCAAATACGGATGCGCCATTCTCAACGACAACGGCCAGATGATCGGCTCAGTCGTCGTGTCTGAGTTCTCCTCCCGCGAGGAATTGGAAAACACCTGGTTATCAAGAGAGCCGTACGTTCTTGGCGGCGTTTGGAAGAACATTGAAATCATACCAATTCGTACGCGCGCAAGAACGTAA